The sequence TTCCGTGCTTGGCGGGGCGGGTTCAGTATCAGGCGGTCATCGCCTTTGCGAACCGGTCGCCGAAGATGACAGCCATCTGGGCTTTGGCGGCCGTCCATTCCCGGGGCGGCATCTTCCAGTCTTTCTCCGCGCGGTTCAAGACGAGAAACAGGAGCTTCAGCGCGGCCTCGTCATTGGGGAAATGCCCCCTGGCCCGGACCGCCCGGCGCAGCTTTGAGTTCAACGCTTCAATGGCATTGGTCGTGTAAAGGATGCGCCGGACCTCGCGCGGGAAGGCAAAGAAGGGGATGACCTCCGGCCACGCCCGCCGCCAAGCCTTGCCGATGGCCGCGTATTTTTCGCCCCAAGGCCCGGTCTCAAAGGCGCTCAGAGCCATCTCGGCGGCCTTGTCGTCGACAGCGTCGTAGACCGTCTTCAGGGCGGCGGCGATGGCCTTGCGGTCCTTCCAGGACGCGAACTCCATGCTGTGGCGCAGCAGATGAACGACGCAAGTCTGAACAATCGTCTCCGGATAGGCAGCCGCGATCGCCTCGGGAAAGCCTTTCAGCCCATCGACGACGGCCAGCAGGATGTCCTCCACACCCCGGTTCTTCAACTCGTTCAGGACGCGCAGCCAGAACTTGGCGCCCTCGTTCTGTTCGATCCACAGGCCCAGCACCTCCTTGGCGCCGTCGGCCCGCACGCCGATGGCGACATGGATGGCCTTGTTGCGGACCAGACCTTCGTCGCGGATCTTGACCCGGATGGCATCCAGGAACACCAGGGGGTAGATCGCCTCCAGCGGCCGGTTCTGCCAGGCCGTCACCTCCTCGATCACGGCGTCCGTCACCGTGGAGATCAGGTCGGCCGACACCTCGATGCCATAGAGCTCCCGCAGGTGTCCCGTGATCTCCCGGGTTGACATGCCGCGTGCGTACATTGAGATGATCTTCTCGTCGAAGCCGGGGAAGCGCCGCTGGTATTTGCCGATCAGCGCCGGATCGAACGTCCCCGACCGATCGCGGGGAATGGACAGACCCATCGAGCCGCCATCGGTCAGCACCGTCTTGTGGCCGTAACCGTTGCGACGGTTGCCGCTCTCATCTCCAGCCAGATGATGATCCAGCTCCGCCTTCAGCGCCCGCTCCGTCAGCGCCTTCTTCAGCTGGTCGAGCAGGCCGTTCTGGTCGAATGCCGTCTTCGCATCGGCTCCAGCCAGCAGCTGGTCAAGGATCGCGTCAGGGATAACAGGATCTTTGCGTCGGGCCATTCAGGGTCTCCTTCTGTTTCAGGATAACCCCGCCAAGCACGAAATTCCCGATAGTCCCGCTTGTCCCGTCCGGCGGCTAGCAGATTTGGCAGGCCGCCCTTGGGGTCGAACCGGCGCCACCACTCGCCGCATTGGTCGATGTCCGCCAGCGGGTCGCCGACCACCCGACCTTCCATGGATTCGTCCAACCTAAAGCGTACTGCGTGCAGCCGCGTTTCGTCGGCCCGTGCGATGGCGCCCGCGCGGTCAACGGCGCCGGGACGGCCCGCGAGCAGAAGGAGGACGCAGGTTCCGCCGTCATTTAAACGACCGATACGGCGATCGAGGCTCGAAACGAACTGCGCGACCGCATCGGCTCCGGTCTCGCCGGCCTTGACCAGTTCGTCCAGCCCGTCGAGGATCAGCAGCAGGGGTTCTCCGCGGCTGTCGCGGAGGAGGTTCTCAGCCAGGGGGTCGTGACCCAGTTTTCCCTTGGCATAGTCGCTCACTTCCCTCCAGGCGTCGCCATGGTAGTCGAGGCGGCCGAGCGGCACCAGAAGCACCCGCCGCCCTTGCCTCGCCAGCCGGGCGGCCAGCATAGCGCAGGAACTCGACTTGCCGGCCCCCGCCTCGCCCGACAGCACGCGCACCGGGTCGTTCCGATCGGCCGCTGCGAGCCAGGCGTCCAATGCCTCGTCCAACCAGACGAGCCGTTCTTTTGCTTGGCCATCATCCACTGCCGTGGCGGCCGCCGACAGGGCGCCCCGTATTGTTATCAGCGCGCGCAGCGGGATGTAGAGATCGGACAGTGCGTAGCGCGGCACCCGCTCGGAATCGATGGAGCGCAGCGGCTGCCGCACCGCCTCTACCAGCCACGCCCGATAGGCTCGCCAGTCGCGCGCACGCCGCGCCGCGTCGTCGAGGGGCGTGGTGCGGGTCACCTCCATATCCAGCGCGCGATAGTCGCCATCAAGGCGATCGCGCAGCTCGCCGGCCAGGGCAAGCACGATCTCCTCGTGGAAGTACCGGCCCATCGCCGCCCGGCTCGTTTCCGGCACGTGGCAAACCCGCATCCATCCGGCGAACGCCTTCGCCATCACCGTCAACGCGGGCCAACGCTCGGGGCAGGCGAACGCATCGGCGGTCAGTTCCAGCGGAGCATCGGCGGCAAGGCCCGAGATCTCCGCTTCGATCTCGGCCAGATCGGCATCCACGGCGAGAGCGCCGGCGCTGCGGGCGTGATTCTGGATCGTCCGAATGGCAGCGAGGTAAGTGGCGCGCTGAAGAAGCAGGCGCGCGCCCTCCTCCGCGTCGGGTACGCCGGCGCCCTCCGTCGAAAAGGCGCCTACGACGTCCACTGCGCCCTTGAATACCCCACCGATACTGAGCGTCGCCGCGTCCACACCAACCTTCCACAGGGCGAACGCGAGCTTTTTCCGGTCAACAGAGATTCCCATGCCGCTCTTCCGAAAGGGGTATTTTGAATAGAGTATAGAAATACACGAAGGGAGTAAACTGGAGGGGGAAATCGCTCGTCCTGGGAGTTCCTTGGAGCGGTACCCGATCCGGCCAGGGCAGCCGGGGCGATGCGTTGGGCCGTGGCCCAACGCATCGCGGCGGCCGGAACGGCAGGCCGCATGGACCGGAGCGGTTCGACCTGTTCCAAGCATGGGATGCGGGCCGCCACGGGTCGAAGGTCACGGCAAGTTGCGGCGCCATGCCTCCGACCCGGTCGCGTGGACCGACCGCCCGTCGGAGTCGATGGCCACCGTGACCGGCATGTCCCGGACCCGGAACTCGTAGACCGCCTCCATGCCCAGGTCGGCGAAGGCGACCATCCGGGCCGACGTGATCGCCTTGGACATTGGTGCAGAAATCAGCGGGCGGGCGGACTTCTCCCTTTCCCGCGGTGGTCAGGCAATCCGACGGGACACCGGCATGCCGAGGCCGGTCTTGATACTGATCACCCCGCCGCCCGGTCGCCGCCGGGGTCCACGCCGCGAGCGCCACGGGCGTCACCCAGACCGTCAGACTGCCGCGCCGGCGCAGCGCCGCGTCATACTCCGCCCAGTTCTCAACCTTGTAGCGGGCTCTCGGGATCTTGTGACGCCGCGGTTCATTCGCCTTGTACGGCATCAGGGTCCTCGGGGGACAAGCAGCGGGCATCCTCTATACCTACCCGCCTGCCGCTGCGTCAGCCCCCACAGCGATCTTTGCACCAAGATCCGGCCCGGAGGTTCGAGGCGGAGATTCGCTAGGGTGAAGCCACAGGACGGACGGGATCATACGCTAAGCCGGTCTGCATCCCTGTCCCTCAACCGCTGGCAGCACCAGAACTTGTGTCAAGAGGGTCGGAGCCGGCCTTCAGCGACGGCTATAACCTCGCGCGGCGCGGGAACGGGCTGAAATCAAACGCTGATCCGCCGCCAACCCGATCGCGGAACGAACGCTATGGCAGGTCCGCTACTGGGAAGTGTTGTCGCGCTTGATGCGCAACTTCGCCGGCAGGACCTTCAACCTTGCTCCGCCTGTCGGGCCTGAGCAATCGCCTGAAGCGCTTTTTTGAAAATATTTACTCCGTGACAAAATAAAAACTATCTGGTTTGATGTATCGAAGATAATGAACTCAAATATTATCTATTGATTTTATTCCGTGAGAGGGCTATGTATACGAAGAGGTTACTTTCACATTTTCACACAATCAGGTGTAAGGCGGGAACCATGAGCGCGATAGCACATATCAAATACTTGGTCGAAAAGTACCGTGGCTATTGGACAGTCAGCTCCAGTGGTAAGCACAATGGCGAGTTCGCCAGCCGTGGAGAGGCATGTCATAGCGCATTGAAAGACGGCATCCGGGTCGGCAACCTGGGGCACGACGTCAAGATCGATGCACATGAGAAGAACGGGGATACTCGGACAGTCTGGACCAGCGGGCCCGGGAAGTAAGTTTTTCCTCAGTCCACAAGTGCTCTGGATAAACTTGCTTGGATGCGGTGTGCGAAAGGATGGCGGCAATGGCATATCAGGACATTCTTGTACACGTCCGGCCTTATGGTTCAATTGAGCCTTGTGAACCGCGCCGGGATTTCCGGAGGCCGATTTGGTTGAGTCACTCCGCCCCGGCGACGTCCTCGATTTGAGCATAGTGGCGTGCTTCGGCCTCTGCGGGCGGAATGTTGCCGATCGGCTCGAGCAGGCGCTACTTGGTTGCAACGAGGTAATTTCAGTCGCAGGAACCCCTTTCACAGCGTCCGGATTACGCAACGCGGACGGAGTCCGGGCGCCCGAGGTCGAGCATGCGGTTGTGAATAGTGACGGCGATGCGGGTTTCGGTCTGCTGGGTCAGCCGCCATGGGAACGCAAGGTGTCGCCGATGATCCGCTTGTATAGACGCATCGTTCCCTCGGCACCGGCCCTCGCATTGTAGCCGGAAATTCGCTGCCAGCCCTTCCGGCCCTGCTCGGCAATGACCTGGATATGGCAGTCGCGCCGGGTTGAATCAGTTTCGGCCGATGGACTGAGCACGGCCGTCGAGCGCGGCGGCACGACAACCGCGGCATCCCTGCACCAAACCATCTTCCTCCTCCGTACGACAAGCCATCTCGTCCATTCGGCGCCGGGAGTGGTCTTCCAGCGGTCATTCCGGCAGTCCAGCCTTGCGCAGGCCCTCCGTGAACACGGCGAGATCTTCCGGCCGCCGGAGCAGAACCCAGTCCTTGAGATTGGAGATGCGCAGCTCCGGATCGAGCCCGCGCAGATGACGCAACGCCTGACGCGCCTCGTCCGTTCGGCCGGCGAGCGCATGGCTTGCCGCGATGATGCCGGCTACCAGCAGGAATCCCGGCAAGTCTCTGAATGCTTTCTCCGCCCATGACGATGCGGCGTCGAAGCGTCCGGCAAACAAATGGGCCATCGCCGTTCCCGCCTGCATTCGGACCATCTCCGGGTCGAGGGGGCTCAGGCGCATGGCATGTGCGATGCGCCCGATGGCATCATCGTGTTCCCCTCGGGAAATCCGCTGGAAGCCGCCGAGATACCAAGCGGCCGACAGGTTGGGGTTGAGCACCAGCGCCCTGTCGAGCAGCGCGATGCAGCCGTCGAGGTCGCCGCCGAAATGGCCGAGCGCGTGACCGCCCCTGGTGAGGGCGACCGCATCGTTCACGCCCAGCTCCACCGCCCGGCGGGCCAGTCGGGCGCCCTCGGCGGCCTCCTCGGCGGGATCGGTCATCCAGCCGTTGATCTTGCGCCAGAAATGGCACCACGCCGCCATTCCATAGGCCGAGGCGAAATCCCGATCGAGCTCAGTCGCCTTGTGGAACAACGGCAGCGCCTGGGTGACAGCCTCCCTGGTTCGCTGGTGAAAGTTCGCCATTCCGCGCAGATAGTAGTCGTAGGCGCCCAGGCTTTCGGTCGGCTTCCGCTTGGCGCGATCGATCTCCGCCCGCTCCAGCTGCGGTGCTATCGCGCCGACGACGCTCTCGGCCACCTGATCCTGCAACTCGAAGATATCGTCGAGAGCGCTTTCGAAACGCTCCGCCCAGAGATGCGCGCCCGTTGTCGCATCAATGAGCTGGCCTGTGATGCGCACGCGGTGCGCCGCTTTGCGCACGCTGCCTTCCAGCACGTAACGCACGCCCAGCTCGCGGCCCACCTGTTTCACGTCCACCGACCGGCCTTTGTAGGTGAAGCTCGAGTTTCGCGAGATGACGAACAGCCAGCCGATGCGGGATAGCGCCGAGATGATGTCCTCGACGATGCCGTCGGCGAAATACTCCTGTTCCGGATCGCCGCTCAAATTCAGGAACGGCAAGGTGGCGATGGAAGGCTTGTCGGGAAGGGCCAGGGCATGTGCCGGTGGTTCATCCGAGCTGAAAGTTCCGGTCCTTGATGCTTCGAAGCCGTCCGATGATCGCATCTCCCGGACGTCTCCAACGAACCGAAATCCTTTCCGGGCGACTGTTCGGATCAGCCTCTGTTCCTCACCATTGTCGCCGATCGCCTTGCGCACCGCATTGATATGACTGGTCAGTGTCGATTCAGAGACGATCCGCCCACCCCACACCGCGTCCAGCAGACCATCCTTGCTGACGACGCGCTCGCGGTTTCGCACCAGATGGACCAGCAGGTCAAAGACTTGCGGTCCGATAGCGATCGCGTCGGCGCCCCGTGAGAGCTCCCGCCGGTCAAGGTCGAGCAGGTAGTCCCCAAACACGAATTGCATTTCGGCGCTCAGCAGGCTGGTAGTCCGAAAGGTCAGGCAGCCACCGCCGGGCCAGCTCTCATAAGCCGGGCAGTGCCAGGATAGCGGCCCATTTGGACAATCTTTGAAGCTGAACTCAATGGAAATTCAAGGAAGCCGCAAGGTCTTCCGGTCAGTTTCCAGGCATCCTCCGCTCATCGGTCGCCACGGACGTGGTCGATATGAAATGGAGGAGCGAAGCATGAAGATCGTCGTTATCGGAGGCAGCGGCCTTATCGGGACCAAGCTTGTCGGCAGGCTTCGTCAGAGTGGACATGAGGTCGTGGCGGCGTCCCCCAGTTCCGGCGTCGATACCATCACCGGCGAGGGGTTGTCAGAGGCGCTTGCCGGCGTTCAGGTGGTCGTCGATGTCGCGAACTCGCCGTCGTTCGAGGACAGGAAGGTCCTGGAATTCTTCGAGACTTCCGGCCGCAACCTTCTCGCCGCGGAACGGGCGGCAGGCGTGGGGCATCACGTGGCACTGTCCGTCGTCGGCACCGATCGCCTTCCCGAAAACGGTTACTTCCGCGCCAAGATCGCCCAGGAGAACCTGATCAAGGCATCCGGAATTCCCTATACGATCCTCCGCTCGACGCAGTTCTTCGAGTTCATCGCCGGCATCATCGAGGCTGGTGCCGACGGCGATGTCATCCGCCTGTCGCCCGCCCTCGTGCAGCCCATCGCGTCGGATGACGTCGCCGCCACGCTGGCCGATCTTGCGGCAGCACCTCCGGTGAACGGCACCATCGAGGTGGCCGGTCCGGAGCCGATCGCCCTCGACAAGCTGGCTGGAGAGGTCATGGCCGCGAATGGGGACGGCCGCCGGGTGGTCGCAGACATCCACGCGCGCTACTTCGGCTCGGTGCTGAACGACCAGTCGCTGACGCCGGGCCAAAACCCGCGCACCGGACCGACGAGGTTCGAGGAGTGGCACGCCAGCTCATCGGCGCGGAGATAGGCCGACACGGAGACAGGTCAGAGCGGCGCACGCAAGCCTGAAATGGCGCGGTGTGTATCGCGGCGCCCCGATCCCGAAGCGAAAGGATGAAATCGTGAAGACGATCCTACGTCATGAAGGCGCCCCGGTCGCGGTCACCGCTTTGGTGACGCTCAACGCGATCTTTCTTTGCGCGAACGGGCTCTTCATGCTCGTCGCTCCGCAGGTTTGGTATGATTTCGTGCCGGGCGTGACCGATACCGGCTTCTTCAATCAGCACTTCATCCGCGATATCGGGATCATCCAGCTCTTCCTGGGCGTCGCGTTCATCGGCGGCCTGCTGCGGCCGGAGCGCCGCATCGGCCTCTGGGCCGCCGCCACTTTATGGCTGTCCGCGCACGCCCTGTTCCACCTGTGGGAAGTCGCAGTCGGCATCTGCGCGCCCTCGGCCATCCCGCGCGATTTTCCTGCCGTCACCCTGCCAGCACTCATCGGCATCGCGCTCACGCTCTGGGCGATCCGTCGCTCCCGCGCCGGAAGAGCGGCTTTCGCCTGAGATCCTCAACTCAATCACTCGACCCAAGCAACCGGAGAACGACCATGACAAACCGTCTGAACTACCTCGCCCAAAAGAATGAACCCCGTCGGAATAGGGAAGACCGGCAGGAAACGACCTTGAGCTTCGACAACGCCTCACACCCCGGCAGATCGGGGCATGACGAGCTGGTTCCGTCGCGCTACGCGCTACGAATCGGCGAGATCGACGTGCTGGTGCTCAGCGATGGGGTGCTGCCGCTCCCAACCGCGATGTTGGCGCACAACGCGGAACCGGCCGTCCGGGCAGCCTGGCTGGACGACATGTTCCTGCCGCCGGACGCCTTCGACTGGGCGTTGAACGTGGTCGTGGTGCGTAGCGGCGGGCAGACCATACTCATCGACACCGGGCTGGGATCGGACCCGGACCTGAACCTGCCTCGGGCCGGGCAGTTGGTCAAGCGACTGGAGGCCGCCGGCGTCGATCTGGCGTCCGTGACCGACGTCGTGCTTACCCACATGCACATGGACCACATCGGCGGGCTGCTCGTCGAAGGAGTGAAGGAGCGGCTGCGTCCGAACCTGCGGATCCACGTGGCGGCCTCCGAGGTGGAATTCTGGGAGGCACCCGATTTCTCCCGCACCTCCATGCCGCAGGGATTCCCGGACGCGCTTCGGTCGACCGCAAAGCGGTTCGTCAAGGAGTACGAGGGCCATCTGCGGACATTCGAGGAGGAGTACGAGGTGGCGCCGGGGGTGGTCGTCCGCCGCACCGGCGGCCACACTCCCGGGCACAGCGTGGTCCGCCTGGCATCCGGCGGCGATAGGCTGACGTTCGCCGGCGACGCCGTGTTCGCCGTCGGGTTCGACCAACCTGACTGGCATAACGGTTTCGAACACGACCCCGAAGAGGCGGCACGCGTTCGGATCTGTCTTTTGCGGGAACTGGCGGCAAGCGGTGAACTGCTGGTGGCCACTCACCTGCCGTTTCCATCCCTCGGCCGGGTGGCGGTCGACGGTGATGCCTTCCGCTGGGTAGCAGCCTTCTGGGACTACTGACGGCTTCGGTGCGGCGAGCACAGTGTTGGCGGAGTGGGCCTATCCGCCCCGATCGGTTACATGGTGCGGACGAGCTCCGGGCGTGATCATGCAGGCCGGCACGGGCCGGGTTCAGGGCAAGTTGCGGCGCCAAGCCTCCGGCCCGGTCGCGTGGACCGACCGCCCGTTTGAATCGACCGCCACCGTGACCGGCATGTCCTGGACCCGGAACTCGTAGACCGCCTCCATGCCCAGCTCGGCGAAGGCGACCACCCGGGCCGACGTGATCGCCTTGGACACCAGATAGGCCGCACCGCCGATCGCCACCAGCGAGACGGCCCCATGGGCCCGGATCGCCTCGATCGCCGCCGGCCCCCGCTCGGCCTTGCCGATCATGCCGAGCAGGCCGGTGCGGCCGAGCATCAGGTCGGTGAAGCGGTCCATCCGCGTCGCCGTCGTCGGCCCCGCCGGCCCGACCACCTCGCCGGCCACCGGATCGACCGGACCGACGTAGTAGATCAGCCGGCCGGTGAAATCCAAGCCCTCGGGCAGCGGCTCGCCCCGGCCCAGCAGGTCGGCGATCCGCTTGTGGGCGGCGTCGCGGCCGGTCAGCAAGGTCCCGCTGAGCAGGAGCCGCTCCCCGGCGCGCCATTCCGACACCTGCTCCCGGGTCAGCCGGTCCAGGTCGACCCGGCGGGCGGTCCCGGGAGGCTCCAGGTGAACCTCGGGCCAGACGCCGGGATCGACCGGCGGAAGCCGCGCCGGCCCCTGCCCGTCCAGGGTGAAATGGATGTGCCGCGTCGCCGCGCAGTTGGGGATCAGCGCTACCGGGAGCGAGGCGGCATGGCAGGGATAATCCCGGATCTTGACGTCCAGCACCGTCGTCAGGCCGCCCAGCCCCTGGGCGCCGATCCCCAGCGCGTTGACCCGGTCGTGGATGGCCACACGCAGCTCCTCGATCCGGCCGCGCGGGCCGCGCTCCTTCAGCTCATGGATGTCGATCGGCTCCATCAGCGCTTCCTTGGCCAGGATCATGGCCTTCTCGGCGCTGCCGCCGATCCCGATGCCCAGCATCCCGGGCGGGCACCAGCCGGCCCCCATCTCCGGCACCCTTTCCAACACCCACTCGACGATGTCGTCGGACGGGTTGAGCGTGGCGAAGACGGCCTTGTTCTCCGACCCGCCGCCCTTGGCGGCCACCACCGCCTCGACGCGGTCGCCCGGCACCACCTCCATATGGACGATCGCCGGGCTGTTGTCGCCGGTGTTCCGGCGCGCCCCGGCCGGATCGGAAACCATCGAGGCGCGCAGCGGATTGTCCATGTCGCGGTAGGCCCGGCGCACGCCCTCGTCGACCATGGCGGCGACGCCCATGCGGGCGTCCCAGCGCACGTCCATGCCGACCTTCAGGAACACGACCACGAGGCCGGTATCCTGGCAGATCGGCCGCCTTCCCTCCGCGCACATCCGCGAATTGACCAGGATCTGGGCCATGGCGTCGCGGGCCGCGGGCGATCGTTCGCGCCGGTAGGCCTCGCCCAGCGCCCGGATGAAATCGGGGGGATGGAAATAGGAAATGTATTGCAGCGCATCGGCGATGCTGTCGATGAAGTCGTCCTGGCGAATGACGGTCACGGGTTCTTCCTTCCATCGTCCGGCCAAGGGGGCCTGGGAGCGGGGTGCAATCCCTGGACGACCTGCCATACCACCCGGCCGTCCTCCCGCCGGTCCTCCCGCACCGGGAGCGTGATCCGGTGGAAGGCCAGGAAGTCCTTCGCCGCCGGGGAATAGAGCCGGTCAACCACCGGCCGGCGCTCGCTCACCGCCCGGCGGAGCACCTCCAGCACGGGCGCCGCGACCCGCGGGTCCAGGTCGGACATGCGGCGCCCTGTCCATTCGTGCCCGGTCAGCGCGACGATGTTGGTGCCGTCCAGCCGGACCATGAAGTCGGCCCCGCCGTCCAGTTCCTCGTAGATCGCCAGCCAGCCGAGCCAGGGCCGGAGCGCGAAGGCGTCGAACCCGGCGCGCCGCGGAACTTCCCCGGAAGGGCACTTGGAGTACCAGAACTGGAGCAGGCCGGCGATAAACGGATGGAGTTCTTCCAAGATCCTCTCCGGACAGGGGCGGCGCGATGATGAGGCGCCATCCTGCCGGAAGGCAAGCACGACTTCGGGACGAGGCCCGCCCCCCCAAGTCCTTCCCTCAAGGATTCCCCCCAAGTCCTTCCCTCAAGGCCCCTTTACCGGGCCGGTGGCGGCGATTTCCAACCCGTACTTTCCCAGTATCCGGGCCAGCGACCCGTCCGCCTCCAGCCGGTCCAGGACCGCCTCGACCGCCTCGACCGTCGCCAGGTCGGACCTGCGCAGCGCTATGGCCGCGTCGTAGTCCAGCGACGGATCGATGCCGACGCCCTTCACGGCGTCGATCGTCCCGTCACCGGTGTGTTTCCGGTACCAGCCGAGGCCGGGCAGCGAGACCACCCCGGCGTCGGCCTCTCCCCCCGCCACCGCCGCCAGGATCTCGGCATCGGTCGTGAAGCGGACCCGGACCGGAATTCCCCGCTCGTTGAGCACGTAATGGGCCCAGGATCCGCTCGGCACCGCCACGCGGCCGGCGCGGAGATCGTCCAGGCCCCGGATATCGTCCCGGGAGACGGGGGCCACCAGGACGAAACGCACCGGCAGGTAGGGGCGCGTCAGCAGCCGCGGGAAACGCCGCGCCGCGGGCGCGGTCCCGGCCTCGGCGCGCTCCGCCGCGTCCTCGGGAAGGCTGGCGGCCGACATGAAGGCGTCGCAGCCGGTCCGGCCCGCATATTCCTTGCTCTTGATCCAGGTGACCTTGAAGTCCAGACCCAGCCCGCGCGCGATCTCCTCGCCCAGTTCGAGCTGGAATCCCGGCGGTCCCGGCTCGCGGCTGGAGAACGGCAGGGCGTCGGGCGCCGCGCAGATCTCGAAGCGGCCGGCGCGGCGCATGTCTTCCAGCGTTCCGGCGGACGCCGTGCCGGAGACGGCCAGCGCGACGCAGCCCGCCGTCATCCAGTCTGGCCGGGCTCTCATGACTTCTGCTCCGGCCCGGCGCGCAGCGACAGGATATAGGCCGCCAGCTCCCAGATCTCCTCCTCGCTCAGCGTGTTCTTCCAGGGCGGCATGACCAGCGCGCCGCGCTTCCTGCCGTTGGCGATGACGGTGAAAAGGGCCGCCGGCGTCAGGTCGGCGCGCCGCTGCAAGGTGGCGCCCTTGCCGCCCGAACCGGCGTAGCCGTGGCAATAGACGCAGCTCTGGTTGAACCGCGTCGAGCCCTTCTCGATGGACTCGGGCGCCTCCAGGTCGATGCTCGGAACCGGCTCGGCCGCTGCCGGCGCCCCGGGGAACGCGGCCAGCAGCCCGGCCAGGGCGAGCCCGCGCAGTTCGGGCCGGAGGGAGTTTCGTGTCATGGGCATGATGATCGTGTCCGACGTAGTGGGATGCGACGATCCGGGCCGGCGCCCTGATCCACGCGCCGGCCCGTCCTGCGGAAGGTCTTGCCGCTCTCAGTCCAGCGCGAAGACGACCATCGCCGCCCCGCCCTGCAGCTCCTTCACGCGCGGGAACACGCTGGCCATGAAGCCCGGGGCCAGCGACCCCCAGCCGCTCGGGACCGCGATGTACTGCTTGCCGTTCACGGCATAGCTGATCAGGCCGCTGCGGATGCCCGACCCGGTCCGGAACTGCCACAGCACGGAACCGTCGTCGGCGTCATAGGCCCGGACGACTCCTTCCGGATCGCCGTTGAACACCAGCCCGCCGCCGGTGGTCAGCACGCTGCCCAGGCCGGGGATCGGATAGTCCACGGTCCATTTCCGCTCGCCGGTGATCGGGTCGCGGGCATCCAGGCGGGCGCTGGCCTTGCGGCCCGGCGGCGGCACCGCCTCCAGCTTGTCGACGCCCAGGTAAAGTCCGGCGATGCCCAGCTTGGACGGGTCCTGCTTGCCGGGGACGGCGATCTGGCAGACCTCCATGGCGTTGGTGTACCAGAGTCCGGTCTTGGGATTGTAGGCGCCGTGATTCCAGCTCCGCGTGCCCAGCAGGTAGGGGCACACCAGGTTCTCCTTGCCGAACTCCAGGGGGCGGCGGTCGATCAGCTCGCCGGTCCTGGGATCGATGGTCTTGACGAAATTGTAGGTCTCGCTGAGCGGCCAGACATTGGCCAGGGCGCCGGTCGCCTTCTCCATCACGAAGACGAAGCCGCTCTTGTTGAGATGGACGATCAGCTCCCGGCCGCCGTCCTCCACCACCAGCGCCTCGTAGGCGCTGTCATAGTCCCAGGTGTCGTGCGGGATCTCCTGCCGGTGCCATTTCAGCTTGCCGGTCTTGGGATCGAGCGCCAGCAGGCTTGCGGTGTACAGGTTGTCGCCCTTGCGCCCGTCCCCGTAGAAGTCGGGTGCCGCGTTGCTGGTGCCGATGAAGATCGTGTCGGACACGGGATCGTAGGTCCCGGGCATCCAGGCCCCGCCGCCGCCGACGTCGCCGGTATCGCCCGGCCAGCTCTCCTCGCCCTGCTTGATCGTGTCGAAGGTCCAGGCCTTCTCGCCGGTCGCGGCGTTGACCGCGAAGATCTTGCCCCGCTGTGGCTGGTCGCCGCCGGTCGTGCCGCCGACCAGCACGTCGCCGGCCAGCACCGGGGGCGAGGAGAACAGGCAGCC is a genomic window of Skermanella mucosa containing:
- a CDS encoding IS256 family transposase, coding for MARRKDPVIPDAILDQLLAGADAKTAFDQNGLLDQLKKALTERALKAELDHHLAGDESGNRRNGYGHKTVLTDGGSMGLSIPRDRSGTFDPALIGKYQRRFPGFDEKIISMYARGMSTREITGHLRELYGIEVSADLISTVTDAVIEEVTAWQNRPLEAIYPLVFLDAIRVKIRDEGLVRNKAIHVAIGVRADGAKEVLGLWIEQNEGAKFWLRVLNELKNRGVEDILLAVVDGLKGFPEAIAAAYPETIVQTCVVHLLRHSMEFASWKDRKAIAAALKTVYDAVDDKAAEMALSAFETGPWGEKYAAIGKAWRRAWPEVIPFFAFPREVRRILYTTNAIEALNSKLRRAVRARGHFPNDEAALKLLFLVLNRAEKDWKMPPREWTAAKAQMAVIFGDRFAKAMTA
- a CDS encoding NACHT domain-containing protein, which gives rise to MGISVDRKKLAFALWKVGVDAATLSIGGVFKGAVDVVGAFSTEGAGVPDAEEGARLLLQRATYLAAIRTIQNHARSAGALAVDADLAEIEAEISGLAADAPLELTADAFACPERWPALTVMAKAFAGWMRVCHVPETSRAAMGRYFHEEIVLALAGELRDRLDGDYRALDMEVTRTTPLDDAARRARDWRAYRAWLVEAVRQPLRSIDSERVPRYALSDLYIPLRALITIRGALSAAATAVDDGQAKERLVWLDEALDAWLAAADRNDPVRVLSGEAGAGKSSSCAMLAARLARQGRRVLLVPLGRLDYHGDAWREVSDYAKGKLGHDPLAENLLRDSRGEPLLLILDGLDELVKAGETGADAVAQFVSSLDRRIGRLNDGGTCVLLLLAGRPGAVDRAGAIARADETRLHAVRFRLDESMEGRVVGDPLADIDQCGEWWRRFDPKGGLPNLLAAGRDKRDYREFRAWRGYPETEGDPEWPDAKILLSLTRSLTSCWLEPMRRRHSTRTACSTS
- a CDS encoding winged helix-turn-helix domain-containing tetratricopeptide repeat protein; this encodes MQFVFGDYLLDLDRRELSRGADAIAIGPQVFDLLVHLVRNRERVVSKDGLLDAVWGGRIVSESTLTSHINAVRKAIGDNGEEQRLIRTVARKGFRFVGDVREMRSSDGFEASRTGTFSSDEPPAHALALPDKPSIATLPFLNLSGDPEQEYFADGIVEDIISALSRIGWLFVISRNSSFTYKGRSVDVKQVGRELGVRYVLEGSVRKAAHRVRITGQLIDATTGAHLWAERFESALDDIFELQDQVAESVVGAIAPQLERAEIDRAKRKPTESLGAYDYYLRGMANFHQRTREAVTQALPLFHKATELDRDFASAYGMAAWCHFWRKINGWMTDPAEEAAEGARLARRAVELGVNDAVALTRGGHALGHFGGDLDGCIALLDRALVLNPNLSAAWYLGGFQRISRGEHDDAIGRIAHAMRLSPLDPEMVRMQAGTAMAHLFAGRFDAASSWAEKAFRDLPGFLLVAGIIAASHALAGRTDEARQALRHLRGLDPELRISNLKDWVLLRRPEDLAVFTEGLRKAGLPE
- a CDS encoding SDR family oxidoreductase, which gives rise to MKIVVIGGSGLIGTKLVGRLRQSGHEVVAASPSSGVDTITGEGLSEALAGVQVVVDVANSPSFEDRKVLEFFETSGRNLLAAERAAGVGHHVALSVVGTDRLPENGYFRAKIAQENLIKASGIPYTILRSTQFFEFIAGIIEAGADGDVIRLSPALVQPIASDDVAATLADLAAAPPVNGTIEVAGPEPIALDKLAGEVMAANGDGRRVVADIHARYFGSVLNDQSLTPGQNPRTGPTRFEEWHASSSARR
- a CDS encoding MBL fold metallo-hydrolase, whose product is MTNRLNYLAQKNEPRRNREDRQETTLSFDNASHPGRSGHDELVPSRYALRIGEIDVLVLSDGVLPLPTAMLAHNAEPAVRAAWLDDMFLPPDAFDWALNVVVVRSGGQTILIDTGLGSDPDLNLPRAGQLVKRLEAAGVDLASVTDVVLTHMHMDHIGGLLVEGVKERLRPNLRIHVAASEVEFWEAPDFSRTSMPQGFPDALRSTAKRFVKEYEGHLRTFEEEYEVAPGVVVRRTGGHTPGHSVVRLASGGDRLTFAGDAVFAVGFDQPDWHNGFEHDPEEAARVRICLLRELAASGELLVATHLPFPSLGRVAVDGDAFRWVAAFWDY